A stretch of Myroides oncorhynchi DNA encodes these proteins:
- a CDS encoding TlpA disulfide reductase family protein — MKTIPLLITALMLISFTPKDKGYLLKGSTKNVPQGEMIYLKVLDPNTNSFNTIDSTRLKNNIFEFKGNTEYPTYALLQLSKDVTEIVVLEDGEINFKYDLNDDLGTSATGTKNNNQLNAFHNSIKKVQKDANHYRDINQDILTKAITDNDKEILEKLSQEFKVYVGQINDIITNQLKDYSDTYTSAVILHQRLDNQNIEPKEARIYYNRYKEDIKKSNIGLGIKKLIDNSSSQTLIQVGDKAIDIRGNSPEGKEISLYNSLGTITLLHFWAPWCPSCHETLPVIKELNKQYQDRGLNIFSVALEENTQEWIDTIKKEELNWFHIANLYEVQLQYGVKNIPTVFILDKNGVVIDVNHLENNLKQIIEQELDRE; from the coding sequence ATGAAAACAATACCTTTACTGATAACAGCCTTAATGTTAATAAGTTTCACTCCTAAAGACAAAGGTTATTTATTAAAAGGAAGTACTAAAAATGTTCCACAAGGTGAAATGATCTATCTAAAAGTATTGGATCCTAATACTAATTCTTTTAACACAATAGACTCGACCCGTCTTAAAAACAATATATTTGAGTTTAAAGGTAATACTGAATACCCTACTTATGCTCTACTACAACTTTCTAAAGATGTAACAGAAATCGTAGTACTAGAAGATGGAGAAATAAACTTTAAGTACGACCTAAACGACGACCTTGGAACTTCAGCTACAGGTACGAAGAATAATAATCAATTAAATGCTTTTCACAATAGTATAAAAAAAGTACAAAAAGATGCCAATCATTATAGAGATATTAATCAAGATATCCTTACAAAAGCAATAACTGATAACGATAAAGAAATTCTAGAAAAACTATCACAAGAATTCAAAGTCTATGTTGGTCAAATCAATGATATTATCACAAACCAGCTAAAAGATTACAGCGATACTTATACATCTGCAGTAATCCTTCATCAGAGATTAGATAATCAAAACATAGAGCCTAAGGAAGCAAGAATATATTACAATCGCTATAAAGAGGATATAAAAAAATCTAATATCGGATTAGGAATTAAAAAATTAATTGATAATTCTAGTTCCCAAACCCTAATTCAAGTAGGAGATAAAGCTATTGATATTAGAGGAAATAGTCCTGAAGGAAAAGAAATTTCTCTTTACAATAGTTTAGGCACGATAACTCTACTTCATTTTTGGGCTCCCTGGTGTCCTTCTTGCCATGAAACACTACCTGTAATAAAAGAGCTCAATAAACAATATCAAGATAGAGGTTTAAATATTTTTAGTGTTGCATTAGAAGAGAATACACAAGAATGGATAGATACAATTAAAAAAGAAGAACTAAATTGGTTTCATATAGCTAATCTATATGAAGTACAATTACAATACGGGGTAAAAAACATACCTACTGTTTTCATACTTGATAAAAATGGTGTAGTTATAGATGTCAATCATCTAGAAAACAACCTTAAACAAATCATAGAACAGGAATTAGACAGAGAATAA
- a CDS encoding RNA polymerase sigma factor, translating to MNKHLEQEFVALLDKNQNLIHKVCRLYTVDEAAHKDLFQEISIQLWHAYPKFRGDSKFSTWAYRVALNTAISLYRKKTREVNTIPYDSSFCKFEYTEYNYQEEEQLKLMYKALQQLNDIEKALVFMYLEEKDYEEISETLGISEVNARVKMNRIKTKLKKILNP from the coding sequence ATGAACAAACATCTTGAACAAGAATTCGTAGCACTATTAGATAAGAATCAGAATCTTATCCATAAAGTTTGTCGACTATATACAGTTGATGAAGCTGCTCATAAAGACTTGTTTCAAGAAATATCTATTCAGCTATGGCATGCTTATCCAAAATTTAGAGGTGATTCTAAATTTTCTACATGGGCGTACCGAGTAGCACTGAACACAGCAATCTCTTTATATAGAAAAAAGACCCGAGAAGTAAATACCATTCCCTATGACAGTTCTTTTTGCAAATTCGAATATACTGAATACAACTACCAAGAAGAGGAACAATTAAAGCTCATGTATAAAGCATTACAGCAATTAAATGATATTGAAAAAGCACTTGTTTTCATGTATTTAGAGGAAAAAGACTATGAAGAAATTTCCGAAACCTTAGGTATTAGTGAGGTTAATGCAAGGGTTAAAATGAATAGAATTAAAACTAAACTAAAAAAAATATTAAATCCCTAG
- a CDS encoding LysR family transcriptional regulator, with amino-acid sequence MTITQLIYVLAVAEHKNFTLAAEKTFVTQPTLSMQIQKLEDELEVQIFDRSTKPIQPTAIGQVIIQQAKKIVNESDRIKDLIDLEKGFIGGEFKLGMIPTIAPTLLPMFLKTFLNKYTKVNLIIEEYTTEEIIQKLRNGYLDAAIVATPLHETDIKERILFYEPFVGYIPPIFRQDMGAELKQDDLDLRKLLLLQDGHCFRDGIINICNNTLASENKNFKLQSGSFETLINLSKEGLGYTLLPYLHTLSLSADDKKNLLQFADPKPAREISLIYTDNELKLQIINALYDVILSIVRGAIAFQDVKIISPKKG; translated from the coding sequence ATGACTATTACACAATTAATATATGTATTAGCTGTTGCAGAGCATAAGAATTTCACTCTTGCAGCAGAAAAGACTTTCGTGACACAGCCTACGTTGAGTATGCAAATTCAAAAACTTGAAGATGAACTAGAGGTGCAGATATTTGATCGTAGTACTAAACCTATTCAACCAACAGCTATAGGCCAGGTCATTATCCAACAAGCAAAGAAGATAGTAAACGAATCTGATAGAATCAAAGATTTAATTGATTTAGAAAAAGGATTTATTGGCGGAGAGTTTAAGCTAGGAATGATTCCTACTATTGCTCCTACCTTGTTACCTATGTTTTTAAAGACTTTCTTAAATAAATACACTAAGGTTAACCTAATCATAGAAGAATACACTACAGAGGAGATTATACAGAAACTTCGCAATGGCTATTTAGATGCTGCTATAGTAGCTACTCCACTCCATGAAACAGATATCAAAGAGAGAATTTTATTCTATGAGCCTTTCGTAGGATACATACCCCCTATCTTTAGACAAGATATGGGAGCAGAATTAAAGCAAGATGATCTTGATTTGAGAAAGTTATTACTTCTTCAGGACGGGCATTGTTTTAGAGATGGAATAATCAATATTTGCAACAATACGCTAGCGAGTGAAAACAAGAACTTTAAATTGCAAAGTGGTAGTTTTGAGACATTAATTAACCTTTCAAAAGAAGGCTTAGGATACACATTATTACCATACCTGCATACGCTTTCTCTAAGCGCAGATGACAAAAAGAACCTATTGCAATTTGCAGATCCGAAGCCAGCTCGTGAGATAAGTTTAATCTACACAGATAACGAACTAAAACTACAGATTATAAACGCTTTATATGACGTTATTTTAAGTATCGTAAGAGGAGCTATAGCTTTTCAAGATGTAAAAATAATCAGTCCGAAGAAAGGATAA
- a CDS encoding response regulator transcription factor — protein METTNNKKILLVEDDPNFGAILKDYLAINDFEVTLAKNGMEGFEKFKRDTFDLCILDVMMPYKDGFTLAKEIRDKNKEVPIIFLTAKSMKEDVLKGYKVGADDYLNKPFDSEVLLMKIKAIIHRKSSEVKTDNTKFEFQIGKFHLNSKLRFLTFGNDEPIKLSPKENELLKMLAIYENDLMPREVALTKIWRDDNYFTSRSMDVYIAKLRKYLKLDESVEILNIHGEGFRLVVKEKEENN, from the coding sequence ATGGAAACAACAAACAACAAAAAGATTTTATTAGTAGAAGATGATCCAAATTTCGGAGCAATCTTAAAAGATTATTTAGCCATCAATGATTTCGAAGTTACTTTAGCTAAAAATGGAATGGAAGGATTCGAAAAATTCAAAAGAGATACTTTTGATTTATGTATCCTAGATGTTATGATGCCTTATAAAGATGGATTCACTCTAGCCAAGGAGATCCGCGATAAAAACAAAGAGGTGCCTATCATTTTCCTTACAGCCAAGTCAATGAAAGAGGATGTCCTAAAAGGATACAAAGTAGGAGCAGATGACTACTTAAATAAGCCATTCGATTCAGAAGTATTATTAATGAAAATCAAAGCGATTATTCACAGAAAATCGTCAGAGGTTAAAACTGATAACACGAAGTTCGAATTCCAAATTGGTAAATTCCATTTGAACTCTAAGTTGAGATTCTTAACTTTTGGTAATGATGAACCAATAAAACTTTCTCCAAAAGAAAACGAATTGTTAAAAATGTTAGCAATTTATGAGAATGATTTAATGCCAAGAGAAGTTGCATTAACTAAGATTTGGAGAGATGATAACTATTTCACTTCACGTAGTATGGATGTTTACATCGCTAAATTAAGAAAGTATCTTAAATTAGACGAAAGTGTAGAAATCTTAAATATTCACGGAGAAGGATTTAGACTTGTAGTTAAAGAAAAAGAAGAAAATAATTAA
- a CDS encoding sensor histidine kinase, giving the protein MYWIVSSYRNNEEQFKYHVQQVLGNIGSGLQQNEATEFYRMYNQLKDSIGTPPKQSELKQYYIVERNPTTNEQIVYSNILVLEDYNIKSSFFDKKADSLKVKSFVSKRKTEIYKGDDFDRNNLKQNYPDEVIEQSGNLDVLDKAQFDIYFKDIVALRSIDERVSKTKLRELLEQELKLYGVNAKFEFGIYNKGLSTKIKSEDFIYEEGSTYGVPIFTDNENRSKYQLYITFPEKSKYLFSSLIGITLLSVLFTIVIIAAYLNAINQLIKQKQISEIKTDFINNMTHEFKTPIATINLALDAIKNPKVINDPEKVERYLRMIREENKRMHAQVENVLQISKLERREFNVDKSAMDVHEIIENAVDHVGLIVQDRGGEINLHLDARRSDVLGNDFHFTSVIVNILDNAVKYSIDVPIIDVYTENVKDFILIKIQDHGVGMSKQAQKRIFDKFYREHTGDLHNVKGHGLGLAYVQQIVEVHNSQVYVESEKGKGSTFIIKMPLIN; this is encoded by the coding sequence ATGTACTGGATTGTAAGCTCTTATAGAAATAATGAAGAGCAGTTTAAATATCATGTGCAGCAGGTATTAGGAAATATCGGTAGTGGACTTCAACAGAATGAAGCTACAGAGTTCTATCGTATGTATAATCAACTTAAGGATAGTATAGGTACGCCACCTAAACAGAGCGAGTTGAAACAGTACTATATAGTAGAGCGAAACCCTACTACTAATGAGCAAATCGTTTATTCGAATATTCTAGTCTTAGAGGACTATAATATAAAGAGTTCGTTCTTTGATAAGAAAGCAGATAGCTTGAAAGTCAAAAGTTTCGTGTCAAAGCGAAAAACAGAGATTTATAAAGGAGATGATTTTGATAGAAATAATCTTAAACAAAACTATCCTGATGAAGTAATAGAACAGTCAGGTAATCTAGATGTCTTAGATAAAGCGCAGTTTGATATTTATTTTAAAGATATCGTAGCGTTAAGAAGTATAGATGAAAGAGTTTCTAAAACTAAGTTAAGAGAGTTGTTAGAACAAGAACTTAAACTATATGGTGTAAACGCTAAGTTTGAGTTTGGGATCTACAACAAGGGGTTGTCAACAAAAATAAAGTCTGAGGATTTTATCTATGAAGAAGGGTCTACTTATGGTGTGCCTATCTTCACAGATAATGAGAATAGAAGTAAGTATCAGCTATACATTACTTTTCCAGAGAAGAGTAAGTATTTATTCTCTTCTTTAATCGGGATAACATTGTTATCAGTGTTATTTACGATTGTTATTATCGCTGCATATTTGAATGCAATTAATCAGTTGATAAAACAGAAGCAAATCTCAGAGATCAAGACGGATTTTATTAATAATATGACGCATGAGTTTAAGACACCTATAGCTACTATTAATTTAGCTTTAGATGCTATTAAAAATCCTAAAGTTATAAATGACCCTGAAAAGGTAGAACGATATCTAAGGATGATTCGCGAGGAAAACAAGAGAATGCATGCACAAGTTGAAAATGTGTTACAAATCTCGAAGTTAGAGAGACGTGAGTTTAATGTAGATAAGTCTGCGATGGATGTGCATGAAATTATTGAGAATGCAGTAGACCACGTAGGATTAATCGTTCAAGATCGAGGGGGAGAGATAAATCTACATCTAGATGCTCGCAGAAGTGATGTCTTAGGAAACGATTTTCATTTCACGAGTGTTATAGTAAATATCTTAGATAATGCTGTAAAGTATTCGATAGATGTTCCTATTATAGATGTGTACACTGAGAATGTGAAGGATTTTATATTAATTAAGATTCAGGATCACGGGGTGGGAATGAGTAAACAAGCTCAGAAGAGAATCTTTGACAAGTTTTACAGAGAACACACTGGTGATTTACACAATGTAAAAGGGCATGGCTTGGGGCTAGCTTACGTACAGCAGATCGTAGAAGTACACAATTCGCAAGTATATGTAGAAAGCGAGAAGGGGAAGGGTAGTACCTTCATTATTAAAATGCCATTAATAAATTAA
- the coaE gene encoding dephospho-CoA kinase (Dephospho-CoA kinase (CoaE) performs the final step in coenzyme A biosynthesis.), with translation MALIVGLTGGIGSGKTTVAKMFEESGIPIYIADDRARQIMDRKDVVNAVQSIFKEDVKIGEVLDRKKIREIVFDNKDLLTQLNNIVHPEVKKDFEEWKVENDTSPFVIKESAVLFENKLDTQCDLVILVTAPEEIRIKRVMERDNVSYDNVKSIISNQMQDSDKIPLSDYVIININKHLVNKEVKTIINDIIFKI, from the coding sequence ATGGCACTAATCGTAGGATTAACTGGAGGTATTGGTAGTGGGAAGACTACTGTGGCTAAGATGTTTGAAGAGAGTGGGATACCTATTTATATCGCTGATGATAGAGCTAGGCAGATTATGGATCGCAAAGATGTTGTTAACGCTGTGCAATCTATCTTTAAAGAAGACGTTAAAATAGGAGAGGTATTAGATCGGAAGAAAATCAGAGAAATAGTCTTTGATAATAAGGATCTTTTAACGCAATTAAATAACATCGTTCACCCTGAAGTTAAGAAGGATTTTGAAGAGTGGAAGGTGGAAAATGACACTTCGCCATTCGTTATTAAAGAAAGTGCAGTCCTTTTTGAGAACAAATTGGATACACAGTGTGATTTGGTTATCTTAGTGACAGCGCCAGAAGAAATACGTATAAAACGAGTGATGGAGCGGGATAATGTATCTTATGATAATGTAAAAAGTATCATAAGTAACCAAATGCAGGATTCTGACAAAATACCACTAAGTGATTATGTTATTATTAATATTAATAAACATTTGGTAAATAAAGAGGTGAAAACGATAATTAATGATATAATATTCAAAATTTAA
- a CDS encoding glycosyltransferase, with product MYFSFIIPVYNRPDEVDELLESLSKQTYKQDFEVVIVEDGSKEDSRAIVSKYEDRLQVSYYYKSNSGPGASRNYGMERAKGDYFIILDSDCIIPPDYLTIVDQYLTKEYVDCFGGPDAALASFSDVQKAINYAMTSVLTTGGIRGASERIGKFQPRSFNMGLSKKAFLASGGYGKVHPGEDPDLTIRLWNLGYDTQLFSKAYVYHKRRIDWSKFRTQVSKFGKARPILNQRYPETAKLTYWFPTVFMAGLLCSILLTYYTFGFILCYLLYFLLVFIGCFIKERNFKISLLAVVAIFIQFYGYGTGFLKSNYILFIKKQKAEEGMPEMFFK from the coding sequence ATGTATTTTTCGTTTATCATTCCTGTTTACAATCGCCCTGATGAAGTGGATGAATTGCTAGAGAGTTTATCAAAGCAAACGTATAAGCAGGATTTCGAAGTTGTAATAGTAGAAGATGGTTCTAAAGAAGATTCGCGTGCTATCGTGAGTAAGTATGAAGACAGATTACAAGTGTCCTATTATTATAAGAGTAATTCTGGTCCTGGGGCATCGCGTAACTATGGTATGGAACGCGCTAAGGGAGATTACTTTATTATCTTAGATTCTGACTGTATCATTCCTCCAGACTATCTGACTATCGTCGATCAGTATTTAACGAAAGAGTATGTGGACTGCTTCGGTGGACCTGATGCAGCGTTAGCTAGCTTTAGCGATGTGCAAAAGGCGATAAACTACGCGATGACATCTGTGTTAACGACAGGGGGAATTAGGGGAGCTAGTGAACGCATTGGTAAGTTTCAGCCGAGAAGTTTCAATATGGGGCTATCTAAGAAAGCATTCCTAGCAAGTGGAGGATATGGCAAGGTACATCCTGGTGAAGATCCTGACTTAACGATTAGATTGTGGAATCTAGGATACGATACCCAATTATTTAGTAAAGCTTATGTCTATCACAAAAGAAGAATAGACTGGAGTAAGTTTCGCACGCAGGTGAGTAAATTTGGGAAGGCGCGTCCAATCTTGAATCAACGATATCCAGAAACTGCCAAGTTGACTTATTGGTTTCCAACAGTGTTTATGGCAGGCTTATTGTGTAGTATTTTATTGACATATTATACATTTGGTTTTATTTTATGTTATTTACTTTATTTTTTATTGGTTTTTATAGGATGTTTTATAAAAGAGCGTAATTTTAAGATAAGTTTATTAGCAGTTGTGGCAATTTTTATTCAATTTTACGGCTATGGTACAGGGTTCTTAAAATCGAACTATATTCTATTCATAAAAAAGCAAAAAGCAGAAGAGGGTATGCCAGAGATGTTTTTTAAATAA
- a CDS encoding PglZ domain-containing protein: MNKIHILWVDDEVDLLKPHILFLEKKDYIVSTCTNGQDAIEQFKEHQYDIVFLDENMPGLSGLETLNEIKAIKSNTPIIMITKSEEEYIMEEAIGAKISDYLIKPVNPNQILLSLKKNLDDSRLISEKSSLSYQKEFRNISMDLMQARDYEDWISIYRKLLYWEQNLENIEDQNLFNILDSQKTEANSLFGKFVEKNYESWINDPEDSPVFSHQIFRKWVAPELKKEDSKILFVVIDNLRYDQWRAFESIVTNHYKVEAENSFFSILPTATQYARNAIFSGMTPLEMSEQLPQYWKNDTDEGGKNLFENEFLQHQLQRLRLNIKNEYFKITNLREGRKLADNFKSLKDNKLITLVYNFVDMLSHAKTEMEVIKELASNDKAYRSLTVSWFKNSPLFEIIQQAQALGYKLIITTDHGTINCKNPSKVIGDKNTSLNLRYKTGKSLTFEPKDVYYVKEPKKVQLPNINVSSSYIFAKSDFFLAYQNNFNYYAAYFRNTYQHGGISLEEMIVPFIILNPKV; the protein is encoded by the coding sequence ATGAACAAAATTCATATACTTTGGGTAGACGATGAAGTGGATTTATTAAAACCACACATCTTATTTCTAGAAAAAAAAGACTATATCGTGAGCACTTGTACCAATGGGCAGGATGCTATCGAACAATTTAAAGAGCACCAATATGACATTGTTTTCCTTGATGAGAATATGCCTGGCCTTTCTGGTTTAGAGACGTTAAACGAAATTAAAGCCATTAAGAGCAATACTCCTATTATAATGATCACTAAAAGTGAAGAAGAGTATATTATGGAGGAGGCTATTGGTGCCAAAATATCAGATTATCTAATCAAACCTGTTAATCCTAACCAAATCTTACTGTCGCTTAAGAAGAACTTAGATGATTCGCGTTTAATCTCTGAGAAATCTTCTCTTAGTTACCAAAAAGAGTTTAGAAATATCTCTATGGATCTTATGCAAGCGAGAGATTATGAGGATTGGATCTCTATTTATAGAAAATTGTTATATTGGGAACAGAACCTTGAAAACATAGAGGATCAAAACCTGTTTAATATCCTTGATTCTCAAAAGACAGAAGCGAACAGCCTATTTGGTAAGTTTGTAGAGAAGAATTATGAGTCTTGGATTAACGATCCTGAAGATAGCCCTGTATTCTCTCACCAAATATTCAGAAAGTGGGTTGCTCCTGAACTGAAGAAAGAGGATTCTAAGATACTGTTTGTTGTGATTGACAACTTGAGATATGACCAATGGAGAGCCTTTGAGTCTATCGTGACTAATCACTATAAAGTAGAAGCAGAGAACAGCTTCTTCTCTATCTTACCTACAGCTACACAGTACGCTCGTAACGCTATTTTCTCTGGAATGACGCCTCTTGAGATGTCAGAACAGCTGCCTCAGTATTGGAAGAACGATACAGATGAAGGAGGTAAAAACTTGTTTGAAAATGAGTTCTTACAACACCAACTTCAGAGATTGCGTCTAAATATCAAGAATGAATACTTTAAAATAACGAACCTGAGAGAAGGTAGAAAACTAGCAGACAATTTTAAATCTCTAAAAGACAACAAATTAATCACGCTAGTTTATAACTTCGTAGATATGTTATCACACGCCAAGACTGAGATGGAGGTTATTAAAGAACTTGCTTCTAATGATAAGGCTTACCGCTCTCTGACAGTGAGTTGGTTTAAGAATTCGCCTTTGTTTGAAATCATTCAACAGGCACAGGCACTAGGATATAAGCTAATCATCACGACAGATCACGGTACTATTAATTGTAAGAACCCTTCTAAAGTTATCGGAGATAAAAACACAAGTTTAAACCTAAGATATAAAACAGGTAAGAGTTTGACTTTTGAGCCAAAAGATGTGTACTATGTTAAAGAACCAAAAAAAGTACAGCTACCTAATATTAATGTAAGTAGTTCTTATATTTTTGCAAAAAGTGATTTCTTCTTAGCCTACCAGAATAATTTCAACTATTATGCTGCGTATTTTAGAAATACATATCAACACGGTGGTATTTCGTTAGAAGAAATGATCGTACCATTTATAATATTAAACCCAAAAGTATAA
- the tsaE gene encoding tRNA (adenosine(37)-N6)-threonylcarbamoyltransferase complex ATPase subunit type 1 TsaE yields MTEIVFSLNQINEVASEVLSKLKHRIVLFNAEMGAGKTTLIKEISKQLGVEDMTSSPTFSIVNEYHSTLSKDKVYHFDLYRLNHEEEAYDMGMDEYLYSDQWCFIEWPEKTPNIIPDDHAIIEIKILENGDRKLTLNNN; encoded by the coding sequence ATGACTGAAATAGTTTTTTCTCTAAATCAGATAAATGAAGTAGCTTCTGAAGTATTAAGCAAGTTAAAACACCGTATTGTCTTGTTTAATGCCGAAATGGGTGCAGGAAAAACCACACTTATTAAAGAAATCAGTAAACAACTAGGTGTAGAGGATATGACTAGTAGTCCTACTTTTTCTATTGTTAACGAGTACCACTCTACCCTATCTAAGGACAAGGTGTACCACTTCGATTTATATAGATTAAATCACGAGGAGGAAGCTTATGATATGGGGATGGATGAATATCTATATTCTGATCAATGGTGCTTTATAGAGTGGCCTGAGAAGACACCTAATATCATCCCTGATGATCACGCTATTATAGAAATTAAAATCCTAGAGAACGGCGATAGAAAACTTACGTTAAACAACAACTAA
- a CDS encoding alanine dehydrogenase — translation MATLTPFSMKDLIPQEECLMVERKRSDLFIGVPKENILIEKRICITPEAVQTLSTYGHRILIEKGAGEAASYSDLDYSKAGAEITTDTKKIFSCPVIVKVAPPTLEEIKLIAPYTVVWSTVQLKTLTRKYFETLSKKKISAIGFDFIHDEHGTYPAVSALSEIAGTASILIASELMTTTNNGKGLLFGNITGVTPTEVVILGAGLVAENAARTAMGMGANVKVFDNSILKLRRLQNNLPQRISTSTIQEKILLKALMRCDVAIGAIRGKNRAPIVVSDTMVENMKKGAVIIDVSIDTGGCFETSELTTHDHPTFIKNGVVHYCVPNITSRYSRTASMALSNIITPLLLEYTDSGDLDGTVNCESVIKSGIYSYKGLVTNRNVAEWFDLDFKDIHLFTF, via the coding sequence ATGGCAACACTAACTCCTTTTTCAATGAAAGACCTTATTCCTCAAGAGGAATGTCTAATGGTAGAACGCAAGAGAAGTGATCTTTTTATAGGTGTTCCTAAAGAGAATATTCTTATCGAGAAGAGAATCTGTATTACTCCAGAAGCAGTACAGACACTTAGTACTTATGGACACAGGATATTGATTGAAAAAGGAGCAGGTGAAGCTGCTAGTTATTCTGACTTAGATTACAGTAAAGCGGGTGCCGAAATCACCACAGATACCAAAAAGATATTTAGCTGTCCTGTTATTGTGAAGGTAGCGCCACCTACTCTTGAGGAGATCAAACTAATAGCTCCTTATACTGTAGTATGGTCTACTGTCCAACTAAAAACACTGACTAGAAAGTACTTCGAGACCCTGTCTAAGAAGAAGATATCTGCCATCGGCTTTGACTTTATCCACGATGAGCATGGTACCTACCCTGCAGTAAGTGCATTAAGCGAGATAGCAGGTACTGCCTCTATCTTAATTGCGTCCGAACTAATGACTACCACTAATAATGGTAAAGGTCTATTATTTGGTAATATTACAGGGGTTACCCCTACAGAAGTAGTTATCCTTGGAGCAGGTCTAGTCGCTGAGAATGCTGCACGTACAGCAATGGGAATGGGAGCTAACGTCAAAGTATTTGACAACTCTATCCTAAAACTACGCAGACTACAGAACAACTTGCCTCAGCGCATCTCTACTTCTACGATACAAGAGAAAATTCTACTAAAAGCCCTAATGCGATGTGATGTTGCTATCGGTGCAATTAGAGGAAAAAACAGAGCGCCTATCGTAGTCAGTGACACGATGGTTGAGAATATGAAAAAAGGAGCTGTGATCATCGACGTATCTATTGATACTGGGGGATGTTTTGAGACTTCAGAGTTAACCACACATGACCACCCTACCTTTATAAAGAATGGGGTAGTACACTACTGCGTACCGAATATCACTTCTAGATATAGCCGCACAGCCTCTATGGCATTGAGCAACATCATCACTCCTCTCCTATTAGAATATACAGACAGCGGAGATCTAGATGGAACCGTCAACTGCGAAAGCGTCATCAAATCAGGAATATACAGCTATAAAGGACTTGTAACGAATCGAAATGTAGCCGAGTGGTTTGACCTTGACTTTAAAGACATACACTTGTTCACTTTTTAA
- a CDS encoding DUF4258 domain-containing protein has protein sequence MKFSQRLAYYLFGLLIGGLFLFFFFGEKKTEFCYLPNCRVLKDLRSKPVTFSKTVEAKFQEGWVTNDDVHKSFKYGDVNFSESNIDFEKGKLYVILGRNAKNENILIKVINYPERIQIYDIEKVQK, from the coding sequence ATGAAGTTTTCACAGCGTTTAGCATATTATTTATTCGGATTATTAATCGGTGGATTATTCTTATTTTTCTTCTTTGGAGAGAAGAAGACAGAGTTCTGTTATTTACCTAACTGTAGAGTACTAAAAGACTTGAGAAGCAAGCCAGTTACTTTCTCTAAGACAGTAGAAGCTAAATTCCAAGAAGGATGGGTAACTAATGATGATGTCCACAAATCTTTTAAATACGGAGACGTTAATTTCTCTGAAAGTAATATCGACTTCGAAAAGGGAAAACTATATGTAATCCTAGGTAGAAATGCTAAGAATGAAAACATTCTAATCAAGGTGATCAACTACCCTGAGAGAATCCAAATCTACGATATAGAAAAAGTTCAAAAATAA